In one Umezawaea sp. Da 62-37 genomic region, the following are encoded:
- a CDS encoding VOC family protein → MDALYPRLLVRDFDTAVTFYTAVLRDLVGVEPVKVIPQGSYANWDIDGGTGLVLFGRATMAAAAGTTDLPDTPTAQDTSMLVMHVDDLDHATACFTRHGATLVAEPQDRPFWSPGLRTAHLRDPEGNLVELQTY, encoded by the coding sequence ATGGACGCCCTCTACCCGCGACTGCTGGTCCGCGACTTCGACACCGCCGTCACCTTCTACACCGCCGTCCTGCGCGACCTGGTCGGCGTGGAACCGGTGAAGGTGATCCCCCAGGGCTCCTACGCGAACTGGGACATCGACGGCGGAACCGGTCTGGTCCTGTTCGGCCGTGCCACCATGGCCGCCGCCGCCGGCACCACCGACCTGCCTGACACCCCCACCGCCCAGGACACGTCGATGCTGGTCATGCACGTCGACGACCTCGACCACGCCACCGCCTGCTTCACCCGCCACGGCGCCACCCTCGTCGCCGAACCCCAGGACCGCCCGTTCTGGAGCCCCGGCCTGCGCACCGCCCACCTGCGCGACCCCGAGGGCAACCTGGTCGAACTCCAGACGTACTGA
- a CDS encoding DUF1206 domain-containing protein, with protein sequence MGKAQTAAREVNENPVVQVAGRVGMVFYGILYVMLAFITAQVVMGDSGEQADQKGALGQIAETSYGPFLLWVTAVGLFAFALWQLLEAAIGYTWIPKERKRIGKRIGAASRAVTGVILAFAAIKYANGAGGGDSSKQQKELTAVVLGWPGGQFIVGAVALGVLVIAFVVIRKGVKKSFEEDLNMGELPNGTRKFVERTGRIGWIGKGLAYAIIGLLVGIAAINADPEQSGGLDKALHTLAAEPYGVFLLAVIALGFLGFGIYCFAAARSHK encoded by the coding sequence GTGGGCAAAGCGCAGACCGCTGCACGTGAGGTCAACGAGAATCCGGTCGTGCAGGTCGCAGGCCGGGTGGGGATGGTCTTCTACGGCATCCTGTACGTGATGCTGGCGTTCATCACGGCTCAGGTCGTGATGGGTGACAGCGGCGAGCAGGCCGACCAGAAGGGCGCGCTGGGGCAGATCGCCGAGACGTCCTACGGGCCGTTCCTGCTGTGGGTGACGGCGGTCGGGCTGTTCGCGTTCGCCCTCTGGCAGCTGCTGGAAGCCGCCATCGGCTACACGTGGATCCCCAAGGAGCGCAAGCGGATCGGCAAGCGGATCGGCGCCGCCTCGCGCGCCGTCACCGGCGTGATCCTCGCCTTCGCGGCCATCAAGTACGCCAACGGCGCGGGCGGCGGCGACTCCAGCAAGCAGCAGAAGGAGCTGACGGCGGTCGTCCTCGGCTGGCCCGGCGGGCAGTTCATCGTCGGCGCGGTCGCGCTCGGCGTGCTGGTCATCGCGTTCGTCGTGATCCGCAAGGGCGTGAAGAAGAGCTTCGAGGAAGACCTGAACATGGGCGAGCTGCCCAACGGCACCCGCAAGTTCGTCGAGCGGACCGGCCGCATCGGCTGGATCGGCAAGGGCCTCGCCTACGCGATCATCGGCCTGCTGGTCGGGATCGCCGCGATCAACGCGGACCCGGAGCAGTCCGGCGGCCTGGACAAGGCGCTGCACACGCTGGCCGCCGAGCCCTACGGCGTGTTCCTGCTCGCGGTCATCGCCCTGGGGTTCCTGGGCTTCGGCATCTACTGCTTCGCCGCGGCCCGCTCCCACAAGTGA
- a CDS encoding ATP-binding protein, protein MDPVRNPFAPGAGQRPPELAGRDKEVKAFEVVLERVARGRPERSLVLTGLRGVGKTVLLGELRSMALRRGWGTGKIEARPDAGLRRPLAAALHRAIRDLAVRHRAPDRVEAALGVLKAFALRSNPADAKLRDRWQPGIDVPATQGRADSGDIEIDLVELFTDVAELAQDVGTGVALLIDEMQDLRADDISALCAACHELSQSGAPLVVVGAGLPHLPAVLSASKSYSERLFRYVRIDRLSREDADRAVLAPIEREGAGIHVEALDALFDASGGYPYFIQAYGKAAWDAAPDDPITALDVSVAAPEADAELAVGFFGSRYERATPAEREYLRAMAEMTDGKDAGVNTAQVAEHLARKPSSLSPARDSLIKKGLVYSAERGQIAFTVPHFGRFLLGRED, encoded by the coding sequence GTGGATCCGGTGCGCAACCCGTTCGCCCCCGGCGCGGGCCAACGTCCGCCCGAGCTGGCTGGGCGCGACAAGGAGGTCAAAGCCTTCGAGGTCGTGCTGGAACGGGTGGCGCGCGGCCGTCCCGAACGCAGCCTGGTGCTCACGGGGTTGCGGGGTGTCGGGAAAACCGTGCTGCTCGGCGAACTGCGCTCGATGGCGCTGCGCCGCGGCTGGGGCACGGGCAAGATCGAGGCCCGCCCCGACGCCGGGTTGCGCCGTCCGCTGGCCGCCGCGCTGCACCGCGCGATCCGCGACCTCGCCGTCCGGCACCGGGCGCCGGACCGGGTCGAGGCCGCGCTGGGCGTGCTGAAGGCGTTCGCGCTGCGGTCGAACCCGGCCGACGCGAAGCTCCGCGACCGCTGGCAGCCCGGCATCGACGTGCCCGCGACGCAGGGCAGGGCCGACTCGGGCGACATCGAGATCGACCTGGTCGAGCTGTTCACCGACGTGGCCGAACTGGCGCAGGACGTCGGAACCGGTGTCGCGCTGCTCATCGACGAGATGCAGGACCTGCGGGCGGACGACATCTCCGCGCTGTGCGCCGCGTGCCACGAGCTGTCCCAGTCCGGTGCGCCGCTGGTCGTCGTCGGCGCGGGTCTGCCGCATCTGCCCGCCGTGCTGTCCGCGAGCAAGTCGTACTCCGAACGGCTGTTCCGGTACGTGCGGATCGACCGGCTCAGCCGTGAGGACGCCGACCGCGCGGTGCTCGCCCCGATCGAACGCGAGGGCGCGGGCATCCACGTCGAAGCCCTCGACGCGCTGTTCGACGCCTCCGGCGGCTACCCGTACTTCATCCAGGCCTATGGCAAAGCGGCCTGGGACGCGGCGCCGGACGACCCGATCACCGCGCTGGACGTCTCCGTCGCCGCGCCGGAGGCCGACGCCGAACTGGCCGTCGGCTTCTTCGGCTCGCGCTACGAGCGCGCCACGCCCGCCGAGCGCGAGTACCTGCGCGCCATGGCCGAGATGACCGACGGCAAGGACGCGGGCGTCAACACCGCCCAGGTCGCCGAACACCTCGCCCGCAAGCCGTCGTCGCTGTCCCCAGCGCGCGACAGTCTCATCAAGAAGGGCCTCGTGTACTCGGCGGAGCGCGGGCAGATCGCGTTCACCGTGCCGCACTTCGGCCGGTTCCTGCTCGGCCGCGAGGATTAG
- a CDS encoding SIMPL domain-containing protein: MIGRRGWLVIVAEVVTRGTGTVERTADRAQVDVSFETEGDQRSDAVEALTSRVSAVEPLLEQPGVEVRSRQLSVHDNWDGNQKAGSRASQRYTLRVTDLDGLDSLLSALVMAEPTWLNGPTWDLTDTREAVHEAQQAAVTDARLRAQGYADALGRRLGPLQRLSDGDGDMWQAESAMAAKSFAGYGGSPGAPVQVDQLSLEAQQITVTVRCTAAWSLLD, encoded by the coding sequence ATGATCGGCCGCCGGGGTTGGCTGGTGATCGTGGCCGAGGTAGTGACGAGGGGAACCGGCACGGTCGAGCGAACAGCGGACCGTGCACAGGTGGACGTGAGCTTCGAGACGGAGGGTGATCAGCGTTCGGACGCGGTCGAGGCGCTGACCAGCCGTGTTTCCGCCGTGGAGCCGCTGCTGGAGCAGCCTGGTGTCGAGGTGCGGTCGCGGCAGCTGTCCGTGCACGACAACTGGGACGGCAACCAGAAGGCGGGCAGCCGGGCGAGCCAGCGGTACACGCTGCGGGTGACCGACCTCGACGGATTGGACTCGTTGCTGTCCGCGCTGGTGATGGCCGAGCCGACCTGGCTGAACGGTCCGACGTGGGACCTGACCGACACCAGGGAGGCCGTGCACGAGGCCCAGCAGGCCGCCGTCACCGATGCCCGCCTCCGCGCTCAGGGCTACGCCGACGCGCTGGGCCGCAGGCTCGGTCCGCTGCAACGGCTGTCCGACGGCGACGGGGACATGTGGCAGGCCGAGTCCGCGATGGCCGCCAAGTCGTTCGCCGGTTACGGCGGCAGCCCCGGCGCGCCCGTGCAGGTCGACCAGTTGAGCCTGGAGGCGCAGCAGATCACCGTCACCGTCCGCTGCACCGCCGCGTGGTCGCTGCTCGACTAG
- a CDS encoding co-chaperone GroES, translated as MADVKLEIQMLHDRVLVRISPEDGERRSSGGIVIPSTAQMAKRLSWGDVHGTGTHVRHVKVGDRVLFNPDDQLEVEINGQTYLVMRERDVHATATEQTDQGTGLYL; from the coding sequence GTGGCTGATGTCAAGCTCGAGATCCAGATGCTGCACGACCGCGTCCTGGTGCGGATCTCGCCCGAGGACGGGGAGCGCCGCAGCAGCGGTGGCATCGTGATCCCGTCCACGGCCCAGATGGCGAAGCGCCTCTCCTGGGGGGACGTCCACGGCACCGGTACGCACGTGCGCCACGTGAAGGTCGGGGACCGGGTGCTCTTCAACCCGGACGACCAGCTCGAAGTCGAGATCAACGGGCAGACCTACCTGGTCATGCGGGAGCGGGACGTGCACGCGACCGCGACCGAGCAAACCGATCAGGGGACCGGTCTTTACCTGTGA
- a CDS encoding NHL domain-containing thioredoxin family protein, with amino-acid sequence MTTAPRRRARVRAPEPVGRGWLNTGGEDVRLADLRGKVVLFDFWTFCCINCLHVLDELRPLEAEFADVLVTIGVHSPKFVHEADPDALVAAVERYEVHHPVLDDPELTTWQAYAVKAWPTLVLVDPEGYVVHVAAGEGHVDALRQVITELVAEHGAKGTLHRGGGLYVPPPPAATELRFPAKAVLTKRGTLLVADSAHHGLVELEADGETVVRRIGTGERGREDGPRPTFSEPAGIALLPDDVAGLVGYHAVVADTVNHLLRGLNLDTGEVTTVAGTGEQWRNGPTDGPADGIDLTSPWDVAWWEPARGVAIALAGNHTLGLFDPVANRLSRLAGTTVEGLSDGPALEAFFAQPSGLAADGDRLWLVDSETSALRWLDADRVVHTAIGKGLFDFGHRDGKADQALLQHPLGVTALPDGSVAISDTYNGALRRYDPSTDEVSTLAVGIAEPSDAVLVDGELVVVASAAHRLDRPVAPGVAAELVSGEAHRVRRPPSEIGAGDLELTIVFTPPTGTKLDDRYGPSTRLEVTSSPPELLLDGDGVGTDLTRKLRIAEGFTEGVLHVVAQAASCTDDPAVDHPVCRLTRQDWGVPVRVTKGGSNRLPLLMGGMDDI; translated from the coding sequence GTGACCACCGCCCCACGCCGCCGTGCCCGTGTCCGCGCCCCCGAACCGGTCGGCCGCGGCTGGCTCAACACGGGTGGTGAGGACGTCAGGCTGGCCGACCTGCGCGGCAAGGTCGTGCTGTTCGACTTCTGGACGTTCTGCTGCATCAACTGCCTGCACGTGCTCGACGAGCTCCGGCCGCTGGAGGCCGAGTTCGCGGACGTGCTGGTGACCATCGGGGTGCACTCGCCGAAGTTCGTGCACGAGGCCGACCCGGACGCGCTGGTGGCGGCGGTGGAGCGGTACGAGGTGCACCACCCGGTGCTGGACGACCCGGAGCTGACCACGTGGCAGGCGTACGCGGTGAAGGCGTGGCCGACGCTGGTGCTGGTCGACCCCGAGGGGTACGTGGTGCACGTCGCGGCAGGTGAGGGCCACGTCGACGCGTTGCGGCAGGTGATCACCGAGCTGGTCGCGGAGCACGGGGCGAAGGGGACGCTGCACCGCGGGGGCGGGCTGTACGTGCCGCCGCCGCCCGCCGCGACGGAGCTGCGGTTCCCGGCGAAGGCGGTGCTCACGAAGCGGGGCACGCTGCTGGTGGCGGACTCGGCGCACCACGGCCTGGTCGAGCTGGAGGCCGACGGCGAGACGGTGGTCAGGCGGATCGGTACCGGTGAACGGGGGCGCGAGGACGGACCGCGCCCGACGTTCTCCGAGCCCGCGGGCATCGCCCTGCTACCTGACGACGTCGCCGGGCTGGTCGGGTACCACGCGGTCGTCGCGGACACGGTCAACCACCTGCTGCGCGGCCTGAACCTGGACACCGGCGAGGTGACCACGGTCGCGGGCACCGGCGAGCAGTGGCGCAACGGTCCGACCGACGGGCCCGCGGACGGGATCGACCTGACCAGCCCGTGGGACGTGGCGTGGTGGGAGCCCGCGCGGGGCGTGGCCATCGCGTTGGCGGGCAACCACACCCTCGGCCTGTTCGACCCGGTCGCCAACCGGCTCAGCCGCCTCGCGGGCACGACCGTCGAAGGCCTGAGCGACGGGCCCGCGCTGGAGGCGTTCTTCGCCCAGCCCTCGGGGCTCGCGGCGGACGGAGACCGGCTGTGGCTGGTCGACTCGGAGACCTCGGCGCTGCGCTGGCTCGACGCGGACCGCGTCGTCCATACCGCGATCGGCAAGGGCCTGTTCGACTTCGGCCACCGCGACGGCAAGGCCGACCAAGCGCTGCTCCAGCACCCGCTCGGCGTGACCGCGCTGCCGGACGGCAGCGTCGCGATCTCCGACACCTACAACGGGGCCCTGCGCCGCTACGACCCGAGCACCGACGAGGTGTCCACGCTGGCCGTCGGCATCGCGGAGCCGTCGGACGCGGTGCTGGTCGACGGCGAGCTGGTGGTCGTGGCGTCGGCCGCGCACCGGCTGGACCGCCCCGTGGCGCCCGGCGTGGCCGCGGAACTGGTCTCCGGGGAGGCGCACCGGGTGCGCAGGCCGCCGTCGGAGATCGGCGCGGGCGACCTGGAGCTGACGATCGTCTTCACCCCGCCCACCGGGACCAAGCTGGACGACCGGTACGGCCCCTCGACACGCCTGGAGGTCACGAGTTCGCCACCAGAGCTGTTGCTGGACGGTGACGGCGTCGGCACCGACCTCACCCGGAAGCTGCGGATCGCGGAGGGGTTCACCGAGGGGGTGCTGCACGTCGTCGCACAGGCCGCTAGCTGCACGGACGACCCCGCGGTCGACCATCCGGTCTGCCGCCTGACCCGGCAGGACTGGGGTGTACCCGTTCGTGTGACAAAGGGCGGTTCCAACAGGCTGCCGCTGCTGATGGGCGGTATGGACGACATCTAG
- a CDS encoding VanW family protein — protein MVEQNENGDVEANPDARRKRLRKIGIIAGAAAGVLVALYGLDILVSSGNVPRGVTVAGVDVGGMSHGEAEAKLRQQIEPRLTLPIAVQAGDVDTTIDPKAAGLTLDWAATVNRAGDQPLSPFTRLTSFFTSREVGFATQNDQAKLTALLEGMRATTDHDPSEGTIKFDGATPSAVNPKQGQKLELDKATGVVLADWAKGELTLPVATTPVKTTKEGVEKALNEVAKPAVASPVVVKGEGKDASLAPEQIAGVLVFEPADGGALNARIDNAKFAEVAGPQLKETEKEGKDAEVVFDSGAPVVKESVDGVGIDWDKSLEKGLDVLKATDQREIKAEYKKTPAKVTTEAANKLGIKEVIGSFETGGFAADSGTNIKVVAAKVDGAIVKPGDTFSLNGYTGQRAAQQGYVEAGIIDNGAPSRAVGGGISQFATTLYNASYYAGMKDAGHQEHSYWITRYPAGREATVFENPDGSSVIDLRFTNDSETGVAIQTIWTPSTLKVVLWGTKRYQIEGTTSEKSNFTEPQTVYKETQPCAAGNGAQGFTVTDTKIIKDMGGAEIRRENRTVKYDPSPKIVCGPKPAG, from the coding sequence ATGGTCGAGCAGAACGAGAACGGCGACGTCGAGGCCAACCCCGATGCCCGCAGGAAGCGGCTGCGCAAGATCGGCATCATCGCCGGCGCGGCCGCCGGCGTGCTGGTCGCGCTGTACGGCCTGGACATCCTGGTCTCCAGCGGCAACGTGCCGCGCGGCGTCACGGTCGCGGGCGTCGATGTCGGCGGCATGAGCCACGGCGAGGCGGAAGCCAAGCTGCGCCAGCAGATCGAGCCGCGGCTGACCCTGCCGATCGCCGTGCAGGCCGGTGACGTCGACACCACGATCGACCCGAAGGCCGCCGGTCTGACGCTCGACTGGGCCGCCACGGTCAACCGCGCGGGCGACCAGCCGCTGTCGCCGTTCACCCGCCTCACGTCGTTCTTCACTTCCCGCGAGGTCGGCTTCGCCACCCAGAACGACCAGGCGAAGCTCACCGCCCTGCTGGAGGGCATGCGCGCCACCACGGACCACGACCCATCCGAGGGCACGATCAAGTTCGACGGCGCGACGCCCAGCGCGGTCAACCCGAAGCAGGGCCAGAAGCTCGAACTCGACAAGGCGACCGGCGTCGTCCTGGCGGACTGGGCGAAGGGCGAGCTCACGCTCCCCGTGGCCACGACGCCGGTGAAGACCACCAAGGAGGGCGTCGAGAAGGCGCTCAACGAGGTGGCGAAGCCCGCCGTCGCGTCGCCGGTCGTCGTCAAGGGCGAGGGCAAGGACGCGAGCCTCGCTCCCGAGCAGATCGCCGGGGTGCTGGTCTTCGAGCCCGCCGACGGCGGCGCGCTCAACGCGAGGATCGACAACGCCAAGTTCGCCGAGGTGGCCGGTCCCCAGCTCAAGGAGACCGAGAAGGAGGGCAAGGACGCCGAGGTCGTGTTCGACAGCGGCGCCCCGGTCGTCAAGGAGTCCGTCGACGGCGTCGGCATCGACTGGGACAAGAGCCTGGAGAAGGGCCTCGACGTCCTCAAGGCCACCGACCAGCGCGAGATCAAGGCCGAGTACAAGAAGACGCCCGCCAAGGTGACCACCGAGGCGGCGAACAAGCTGGGCATCAAGGAGGTCATCGGCTCCTTCGAGACCGGTGGCTTCGCGGCGGACTCGGGCACGAACATCAAGGTCGTCGCGGCCAAGGTGGACGGCGCCATCGTCAAGCCCGGCGACACGTTCAGCCTCAACGGCTACACCGGCCAGCGCGCGGCCCAGCAGGGGTACGTCGAGGCGGGCATCATCGACAACGGCGCCCCCAGCCGCGCGGTCGGCGGCGGCATCTCGCAGTTCGCCACCACGCTGTACAACGCGTCGTACTACGCGGGCATGAAGGACGCGGGCCACCAGGAGCACAGCTACTGGATCACCCGGTACCCGGCGGGCCGCGAGGCCACCGTGTTCGAGAACCCGGACGGCTCCAGCGTCATCGACCTGCGGTTCACCAACGACTCCGAGACCGGCGTGGCGATCCAGACGATCTGGACGCCGTCGACGCTGAAGGTCGTCCTCTGGGGCACCAAGCGCTACCAGATCGAGGGCACGACCAGCGAGAAGTCGAACTTCACCGAGCCGCAGACCGTCTACAAGGAGACCCAGCCGTGCGCCGCGGGCAACGGCGCGCAGGGCTTCACGGTCACCGACACCAAGATCATCAAGGACATGGGCGGCGCGGAGATCCGCAGGGAGAACCGCACGGTCAAGTACGACCCGTCGCCGAAGATCGTCTGCGGGCCGAAGCCCGCCGGTTGA
- a CDS encoding helix-turn-helix domain-containing protein has product MESATELAATANSQDPRQGLAAVAALRRLLEELETAHVRNARAQGWSWEAIAASLGVTRQSAHKKHARR; this is encoded by the coding sequence ATGGAATCGGCGACCGAGTTGGCGGCCACCGCGAACAGCCAGGACCCGCGGCAGGGACTCGCGGCCGTGGCGGCGCTGCGCAGGCTGCTCGAAGAACTGGAAACGGCGCACGTCCGCAACGCCCGCGCACAGGGCTGGTCGTGGGAGGCCATCGCGGCGTCCCTCGGCGTGACCAGGCAGTCCGCGCACAAGAAGCACGCCAGGAGGTAG
- a CDS encoding NYN domain-containing protein, producing MDALPLLVVDSANVVGSVPDGWWRDRAGAAGRLRDSLVAVAANGIDADGAMEVVLVVEGKANRVESVDGVRVVRSPGEGDDTIVGVVRDEGADRRCVVVTADRELRRRVTELGAEVVGPRTVRS from the coding sequence ATGGACGCACTGCCCCTCCTGGTCGTCGACTCCGCCAACGTCGTCGGCTCCGTGCCCGACGGCTGGTGGCGCGACCGCGCCGGTGCCGCCGGGCGCCTGCGCGACTCCCTGGTCGCGGTGGCCGCGAACGGCATCGACGCCGACGGCGCGATGGAGGTCGTGCTCGTCGTCGAGGGCAAGGCCAACCGCGTCGAGTCGGTCGACGGCGTCCGCGTGGTCCGCTCACCAGGTGAGGGCGACGACACGATCGTCGGGGTCGTCCGCGACGAGGGCGCGGATCGGCGCTGCGTGGTCGTCACGGCCGACCGCGAGCTGCGCCGCCGGGTCACCGAGTTGGGTGCCGAGGTGGTCGGGCCGCGAACCGTCCGGAGCTAG
- a CDS encoding acyl-CoA dehydrogenase, which yields MGHYKSNVRDLEFNLFEVFNVQDHLGTGPFEQSDEDTARGVLAELNKLAVGPLADSFADSDRNPPVFDPKTHSATLPESFKKSYQALWDGEWYRLSLSNELGGYGVPPSVQWAASELILGSNPAAYMYMAGPSFSSVVYNNGTEEQKQWAKTCIEHGWGATMVLTEPDAGSDVGAGRTKAFLQEDGSWHIDGVKRFITSADQDLTENIMHLVLARPEGPGIEARPGTKGLSMFLVPKFHFDGETGELGERNGAFVTNVEHKMGLKVSTTCELTFGQHGTPAKGWLLGEVHDGIAQMFEVIEHARMMVGTKAIGTLSTGYLNALAYAKERVQSADLTRMTDKTAPRVAITNHPDVRRSLMLQKSYAEGLRAVYLYTATFQDRIALGGEDTALASKVNDLLLPIVKGVGSERAYEQLAQSLQTLGGSGFLQEYPIEQYIRDSKIDSLYEGTTAIQSLDFFFRKIVRDKGQALGFINGEIQRFLDNEGGNGRLKEERALLKQGLEDLQGMLGAMIGFLTTSQEDVRNIYKVGQNSVRLLLTAGDVLVGWLLLRQAEVALAKLAGPVSAKDKSFYEGKVAVASFFARNVLPELTSRRKVAESTDNSLMDVDESSF from the coding sequence ATGGGCCACTACAAGAGCAACGTCAGGGATCTCGAGTTCAACCTCTTCGAGGTCTTCAACGTGCAGGACCACCTCGGCACTGGTCCGTTCGAACAGTCCGACGAGGACACCGCGCGAGGGGTGCTGGCCGAGCTGAACAAGCTGGCGGTCGGCCCATTGGCGGACTCGTTCGCCGACTCGGACCGCAACCCCCCGGTCTTCGACCCGAAGACGCACTCCGCCACGCTGCCCGAGTCGTTCAAGAAGTCGTACCAGGCGCTGTGGGACGGCGAGTGGTACCGCCTCTCGCTGTCGAACGAGCTGGGCGGCTACGGCGTGCCGCCGTCGGTGCAGTGGGCGGCGTCCGAGCTGATCCTGGGCTCGAACCCGGCCGCGTACATGTACATGGCGGGCCCGAGCTTCTCCTCGGTCGTCTACAACAACGGCACCGAAGAGCAGAAGCAGTGGGCCAAGACCTGCATCGAGCACGGCTGGGGCGCCACGATGGTGCTGACCGAGCCCGACGCGGGCTCCGACGTCGGCGCCGGTCGCACGAAGGCGTTCCTCCAGGAGGACGGTTCCTGGCACATCGACGGCGTGAAGCGGTTCATCACGTCCGCCGACCAGGACCTGACCGAGAACATCATGCACCTGGTGCTGGCGCGGCCCGAGGGCCCCGGCATCGAGGCGCGGCCCGGCACCAAGGGCCTGAGCATGTTCCTCGTGCCCAAGTTCCACTTCGACGGCGAGACCGGTGAGCTGGGCGAGCGCAACGGCGCCTTCGTCACCAACGTCGAGCACAAGATGGGCCTCAAGGTCTCCACGACCTGCGAGCTGACGTTCGGCCAGCACGGCACGCCCGCCAAGGGCTGGCTGCTGGGCGAGGTGCACGACGGCATCGCGCAGATGTTCGAGGTCATCGAGCACGCCCGGATGATGGTCGGCACGAAGGCCATCGGCACGCTGTCGACCGGCTACCTCAACGCCCTGGCCTACGCCAAGGAGCGCGTGCAGAGCGCCGACCTGACGCGGATGACGGACAAGACCGCTCCGCGCGTGGCGATCACGAACCACCCGGACGTCCGGCGCAGCCTGATGCTCCAGAAGTCCTACGCCGAGGGCCTGCGGGCCGTCTACCTGTACACGGCGACGTTCCAGGACAGGATCGCGCTCGGCGGCGAGGACACGGCGCTGGCGAGCAAGGTCAACGACCTGCTGCTGCCGATCGTGAAGGGCGTCGGCTCCGAGCGGGCCTACGAGCAGCTCGCGCAGTCGTTGCAGACCCTCGGCGGGTCGGGCTTCCTCCAGGAGTACCCGATCGAGCAGTACATCCGGGACTCGAAGATCGACTCGCTGTACGAGGGCACGACCGCGATCCAGTCGCTGGACTTCTTCTTCCGCAAGATCGTCCGGGACAAGGGCCAGGCGCTCGGGTTCATCAACGGCGAGATCCAGCGGTTCCTCGACAACGAGGGCGGCAACGGTCGTCTCAAGGAGGAGCGCGCGCTGCTCAAGCAGGGTCTCGAGGACCTGCAGGGCATGCTCGGCGCGATGATCGGCTTCCTGACCACGTCGCAGGAGGACGTCCGCAACATCTACAAGGTCGGCCAGAACTCCGTGCGCCTGCTGCTGACCGCGGGCGACGTGCTGGTCGGCTGGCTGCTGCTGCGCCAGGCGGAGGTGGCGCTGGCGAAGCTGGCGGGACCGGTGTCCGCCAAGGACAAGTCGTTCTACGAGGGCAAGGTCGCGGTGGCGTCGTTCTTCGCCCGCAACGTCCTGCCGGAGCTGACCTCCCGCCGCAAGGTGGCCGAGTCGACCGACAACTCGCTGATGGACGTGGACGAGAGCTCGTTCTAG
- a CDS encoding S28 family serine protease: MHRLTRLFVALVLVLSPLAAGVASAAPDLETRLTAIQGLRIISKATVGEYRYFVLGFRQPIDHQRPWRGDFEQRISLLHKDESRPMVLHTTGYDLPGGPGLSEPAKLVDGNQLSVEQRFFTPSRPEPADWHDLDIRQAASDHHRIVRAFKGIYRAAWLSTGASKGGMASVYHRRFFPHDVDGTIAYVAPNDVVDGRDVYADFIAHAGDDDACNRRLEGVQRQVLQHRDEVVAIMLARGYRYDGLFGSPQKALEILVLDTPFTFWQYESQARCVIVPGPDSTVEQLVRFMDDTVGFDFYTDAGVAPYTPYYYQAGTQLGSPKADERAVADLLRYPGSSVPRSFVPADIPMRFQPGAMRDVDAWVRLAGRGLLFVYGGDDPWGAEPFRLGPGTRDSFSFTVPGGNHGADIAKLPEAQRAQAKATVLRWADVPASVQAATFDGPGPDDLAELRRRPL, from the coding sequence GTGCACCGGCTGACGCGGTTGTTCGTGGCCCTGGTCCTCGTCCTTTCCCCACTGGCGGCGGGCGTCGCGTCCGCGGCACCCGACCTGGAGACCCGGCTGACGGCGATCCAAGGCCTGCGGATCATCAGCAAGGCGACCGTCGGCGAGTACCGGTACTTCGTGCTCGGCTTCCGCCAGCCGATCGACCACCAGCGCCCGTGGCGCGGTGACTTCGAGCAGCGGATCTCGTTGCTGCACAAGGACGAAAGCCGCCCGATGGTGCTGCACACCACCGGCTACGACCTGCCGGGCGGCCCAGGGCTGTCGGAGCCCGCCAAGCTCGTGGACGGCAACCAGCTGAGCGTCGAGCAGCGGTTCTTCACGCCGTCGCGGCCGGAACCCGCGGACTGGCACGACCTGGACATCCGGCAGGCCGCGTCCGACCACCACCGGATCGTGCGGGCGTTCAAGGGGATCTACCGCGCGGCCTGGCTGTCGACCGGGGCGAGCAAGGGCGGCATGGCGTCGGTCTACCACCGCCGGTTCTTCCCGCACGACGTCGACGGCACGATCGCTTACGTGGCACCGAACGACGTGGTCGACGGGCGGGACGTCTACGCCGACTTCATCGCGCACGCCGGTGACGACGACGCGTGCAACCGGCGGTTGGAAGGCGTGCAGCGGCAGGTGCTCCAGCACCGCGACGAGGTCGTGGCCATCATGCTGGCCAGGGGCTACCGGTACGACGGGCTGTTCGGGTCGCCGCAGAAGGCCCTGGAGATCCTGGTCCTGGACACGCCGTTCACCTTCTGGCAGTACGAGTCGCAGGCCCGGTGCGTTATCGTCCCCGGCCCGGACTCGACCGTCGAGCAGCTGGTGCGGTTCATGGACGACACCGTCGGCTTCGACTTCTACACCGACGCAGGCGTCGCCCCCTACACGCCGTACTACTACCAGGCAGGCACCCAGCTCGGCTCCCCGAAAGCCGACGAGCGCGCGGTGGCGGACCTGTTGCGCTACCCCGGTTCCAGCGTGCCGCGGTCATTCGTGCCCGCCGACATCCCGATGCGCTTCCAACCCGGCGCGATGCGCGACGTCGACGCCTGGGTGCGCCTCGCGGGCCGTGGCCTGCTGTTCGTCTACGGCGGCGACGACCCGTGGGGCGCCGAACCGTTCCGGCTCGGACCGGGCACGCGCGACTCGTTCAGCTTCACGGTGCCCGGCGGCAACCACGGCGCGGACATCGCCAAGCTGCCGGAAGCCCAACGCGCGCAGGCGAAAGCGACGGTGCTGCGCTGGGCCGACGTGCCCGCGTCCGTCCAGGCCGCCACGTTCGACGGCCCCGGCCCGGACGACCTCGCGGAGCTACGCCGCCGTCCGCTGTAG